The segment ATCAGCTTGAACAGCTCCCAGATGTCGGTCGACGTCTCGAAGTGATCGCGCCGATCGCCCATCACGTGCACCACCTTCGCGAGCCGCCACGCCTGCAGTTCCTTCAAGCTCGTGCTGACGTTCGAGCGCGCGACGTTGAGCGTCTCCGCGATCTCGTCGGCGGCGACCGGCCGCCCGAGCAGGTACAGCAGCGCGTGAATCTGCGCGACGGTGCGGTTGACGCCCCAGCGGGAGCCCATTTCGCCCCAGTGGAGGATGAATCGTTCGGCAATCGGTGTGAGTTCCATGTCGCGAA is part of the Burkholderia ubonensis subsp. mesacidophila genome and harbors:
- a CDS encoding GbsR/MarR family transcriptional regulator translates to MELTPIAERFILHWGEMGSRWGVNRTVAQIHALLYLLGRPVAADEIAETLNVARSNVSTSLKELQAWRLAKVVHVMGDRRDHFETSTDIWELFKLIVEGRRQREIEPTLSVLRDCLTSPELADESRETEQRLRDTLQFVETLTTWSDEMLRLKPDTLMKALGIGAKISQTVRRKPSSK